AAATGACTTTGTGTTTTCCTCTAagttatttttcctttttttaaaatagtctAGGGCTCTGTTTTATGGAAGAATTCTATCTCTTAATTTTTGTCCCATTAACATTGTATTTCCTATTCATTATATAAAGTACAAtaacaatatttttaataaaaaaaatactagaCTTACTTTTCTACGATAGAGTTTTAGAATAGAACTCTGAAAAACTTTACTAGTAACGTTTGTACCATCAAAAATTATTTGACGATAATAATATTATGGTCAGATATTTTCAACAATTTGGCTTGTAATTCTGACATTTTTCAACATTTTTTGTAATGTCTTTGGCCTCCTTCTCCTCTCTTTAGTTTTTTTCATTCTTcccttaatttttttttcgttttttctttACCTTCTCTTTTATTCGTGTGCATGTATCTCAAAAAGGGTGTgtgtgaatggatcttgatttGAATTTTAGTCTTGTAGATTTTGTATTCATTATGTtaaaaatgagaaagaaaaagcaaaagagaCAGTGTAGGTAGTAAAGCAAAAGAGATTTGGGGTGGAGGTTGTCGTGAAAGTCCATGAAgtggttatttttttttaagataaatgttattttattaatataaaataaaggtgtttccataaggaaGTACAAAAGAATTGGGTAATCCTATTTATCACCAACTGTGACTGAAAGATTAAGAGCTTAGAAAAGAGTAAAGTAAGAGTAAAGAGAATTAGCAGTATCCATCAGGTATGGCTCACGAGTTCACACACTAAACTATTGGCTTCTTTCACTATGTCTGATGTCGGGCTTGTTACCTTCTCAAAAACACACTGATTCCTTGCTTTCCAAGTGCTCCAACACAGCGCCGCTATGAAGAGGGTCTTTTGTCTACCGTCGAATTGAGCCGCTGCCCAAGATAAGACTCGTTGCCACCAATTAAAAAATGTCTCTTCTTCTCTCATTCATAGGTCAGGGGTTATTAAGCTTAGGCTCCAGATTATTGAAGACAGGGGGCTTTGGAAAAAAGCATGAGAAATTGATTCAGTCTTCAACATGCATCTTGGACAAGTGGCAGGGGTGGATGCGAACCAGCTGTGAACTTGTTGCAACACCGAAAGCTTTTCATGAAGACTCTTCCATagaaaaatcttaattttatgAAGTAATTTCAATTCCTAAATGCTATTCTATACTCTGTTATTCTGTATGTTCTGGGGCCTTAATGAAGTAGGAGAATGAAAGAATTCATAAGCAATTTTGTATCCTGACCCAACTTCATATATACCAGATTTTGTCCAGCACCAATTAacttcatcctcctcctctgttggtttgattgaaaaaattttattgcatATATCAACTGAAAAAATTGACTCAATCAGATTTCTGTTTCAACTTCTATCAGGATTTAGTAACGCACAAACGTAATACACTTGCAGATTTGACAGGATTATGAGTGCATTTTGAGGGACATTAAAGGGCACTGGTGGTGGGAGCCAGAGGTTATGAAAGATGCGGACATGAGTACCAGAGCCTATTTTCCATAGCAAGCCTTTCTCGATCACCTTGCGCCCTTTAAGAACACTTCTCCAGCCCCACGACGGTACGCTTCCTATCTCTGCATGTAGAAAATCTGTATATCTGAAATATTTAGCTTTGAGCATTCTTGAtagagtagaattagagtatttCATTAGACGCCAACATTGCTTGCCAAATAATGCCAAATTTTGCACCCTTAGGTCCTTGATCCCCAGCCCTCCATCTTTCTTCGGTCTCGTCATTGTGTCCCATTTAATCCAAATCATTCTTCGTTCTGCGTCTTTTTTACCCCACCAAAATTGCGAGAGCATGCTATGAATCTCAGTCAACAGCGTGTCCAGGAGTTTAAAACACgagagtgtataaataggaatcGCCTCCCCTACCGCTCTCAATAGCGTGTGTCTGCCACCTGATGACAATTGACTTCTTTTCCAACCCATAATCCTCTTCTAAACTTTATCTTTGATAGCTCCAAAGGttgctttctttgatttttGGACTATAGAGGGCAGCCCCAGGTATTTGTCTTGTGCTACGATATGTTCAATATTTAGTGTCTGAGCAATTGCTAGTCTTGTGTTCTGAGGtgtgttgtgattgaaaaagatGGCCGACTTATTCAAATTGACTTTTTGCCCACTGAAACCTTCATAGATCTCTAGCAACTCTAGAATACTTTGGCTTGTATTAGGTGCGCTCTTGCAAAAAAGGATTGAATCATCAGCAAACAAAAGGTGATTAACTGTTTGGCATCTCCGATTAACTTGAACTCCTTGAATTAATCTGTTTTGCTCTGTCGTGTGTAGCAAGAAGGAAAGTCCTTCTgcacaaaaaagaaagagatatggAGATAGGGGGTCACCCTGTCGGATGCCCCTATTTGGCCTAAAATAGCTAAAAGGTTGACCTTCCACAACAACAGAGTAAAAAACAGTCGTTACCAATTCCTTAATCCAATTAATCCATTTAGCATCAAAGCCCAGCTTATCCATAATATACCATAAGAAATTCCATTCAACCCTATCATAAGCCTTGCTCATGTCTAGTTTAATAGCCATCTCATGCTCTGCCCCacttctcttatttttcaaaCAGTGCATACATTCGTGGACAATTAGAATATTATCTGAAATGAGTCTACCTTTGAGAAACGCACTCTATTTGGacttataattttattcataataCCTTGTAATCGGCACACCATAActttagaaataattttatacataacTGAAAACAAACTGATCGGTCGTACCTGAGGCATCTGACACCTttagaatcaaacaaatttgagtatgattaaaattttttagaattctGCCACTGTGAAAGAAACTTCTCACTGCTTTAAAAACGTCACCTCCAACTATATccaaaaaaagtaaaaaacttAGCTGTAAACCCGTCATCACCAGGAACACTCTCAGCATAAACACTAAATGTAGCTCTTTTGACCTCGTCCATAGTTACCTGCCTTTGGAGCCTGCGGTTCATAGAAGCTGTAACTTTAGGCTCCAAATCCTCTAAATATGGATTTGGATCAGATCAACAAGAAGTAAAAATATCGCAAAAATAATCTTCGGTTGCTTGATGGTGGATGAAATAGAATGAGTATTTGAGtgaaaaaacaaatttaaagacaaaaaaaatttaatctttttctttcttatctaGAGATTTGGAAAAAGGAGATCGAGGAGAAGTTGaaggaaagaaaaattaaaaaaaatgaatcaAGAATCTATCTGaaattacaattttttaaattttaacctatttaatatattttaattaataataccAAATAATTATTAACAGCAAAATTTgctatttaagtttttttattaCTTGAGCATTTACCATTAACATATTTAACATTTAAtgatttttgttaaatttattaattttttagaaattcttTTGTCTTTTgttactttaaaaaattttttagcaTTATAATCTTTCAatactattttaataatttattctataacttataaacatactcattaaaaaaatgattaaaaCAGCACAGTTACATTAATATTAGTTTTTACAAAAAtgttaaagaaataaaaaataattaaaatttattttatttagtattttattaactataataataattaataaatattaaataagacaaatttaaattattttaactaattttttattatctctcATACATTAACACAACATTTATTTGAGCTACATAGACATACGATTGAGTAAACAAGAGGCACACACCAACACATACACAcgactaaaaaaaagaaaaataaaaggttCCATAGAGTTCATTATAGAGTTTATGAGAAGATTGttacttaaattatttttttattaatttaatattaataataattaattatattaagaaTACATAAAGAATACATAATACTTTATGTATACTTTATGTActcttattataattaattaccattaacattaaactaacaaaataaataatctaaataacaAAGATCACAACATCACACACAGTAATGATGAGCCTTCTCACTGTTTATTAAAAGAGTCCTATCATACGGTTATGGATGGGCTGAGCTTATTCTGAACTTGAAGGAGTTGAAGGAGAAGCAGCGTTACTGAGCTGGACCACAATGACAGAGATGTTGTCTTTGCTACCACGAGCCATGGCAAGCTCCGCTAGCAGAGTGGCGGCTGCCTCCGCGGATGTGGTCATGCCGGTCTTGCCACTAAGGCAACTTCTCACAAGTTGGCACGCAAAACTGTTAGACACCACATCCCACAGTCCATCACTTGCTACCACCACAAACTCATCGGAATCTGTTCGGGGGGACACCTGTATCTCCGGTTGAGCTATCACAAATGGCTTCATGTAGTGGTCCCCTATGGATCTTGATGTAGCAAGAACACCTAAAACACGATTCCCATCCCAATCGATCACTCTTCCACCTGCTGCTTCTATTCTCTCTTTCTCATCCTCACGATCAGGCTGGCCATaatccaaaaacaaaaacacaatttcatattattcattcatttaacgatttttaattattatttttatacgaGATATGTTTACGTGAGTATTCAAAAAGCATTAATCATGCATGTGCATCACCTTATGATCACGTGAAAGCGGCAAGGCTTCGCCGCCGCGACACAGCACCGCCCTAGAGTCTCCGCAGTTGCCAACCACAATCTCCTCCTTTCCAACAACAAGCACCGTCGCAGTAGAACCCATGGTGTTTCCACCCGCCATGTCATCATTGCCCTCGCCACCTCCAATCTCTTGGTCCATCTTCATGAAGCACGAGCATATCACTTGATGCCAATCCAAAGGCCCTGCTGCTTTCGCCTCCTTCATTTCCTCCGCCAACAACATGTGCAGCTTCTCGCGGCAAGTATTCGCCACCATGCTTCCACCGTGACCGTCGTAAACCGCGAAGAAATCGTAACCTCCAGAATGGTCTTCCACCGGCACGAAACCGGGGACCACTCTGACGGCGTCCTCCATGACTCTCCGTCGGCCGATGACGGATATTAAACCATAGGAAGCGGATGCGACGGCGGTGCAGTTCTGTTTTGGCGCGTTGTTAGCGGTGGAGGAGGATGAGGATGATGAATCTTCCATGGAAGGAAGGACAGCTACCTCGGTAGAGGCGAACCTGATAGATCGCTTTCTCTTCTTTCCCAAAGTATCGCAGCTGCGGtcgatttttttggattttgttTCGGCGGTGCTATCCATGGAACGTATGAAGTAACTGAGTTATAATTGATAGTGATCTATTTGAAGTGCTTTGACTAGAGAGAGATAGGGTCAGTGGGTCACACATACACGCATAACGGCACAAATATATAGAGAAAGGAAATAATGTTTAtaggtaaaaaataaaaaaattacataaacaTTACTTAAActaataatgattaattttaatatttattaattttaattagtaaatattaaataaaataaatttaaatgatttaaattgatattttattatcttttttagtattattgtatttgaacatatataaaaaaattaagtcaattaactaaaaaaatcgAATTATAGACTTTATATAATCATTAAATCTGttcatcaaaatatttttttttataaaaataaattatttttaagtttttaattatttatttataatgaatttaaaacaaaactaaaaaaataatagtttaGACATGGTAGCTTTTgtcttcaaagaaaaaaaattatgcttcTATATTTTAAGTATATTTATGATGCGACTAATAattgatatataaataaattattatttaaaaattatgaattatgaatttgaGAATGTATCTAAtatcaattaatattttataagcTTATTATTTTTAGTCCTAATTCACGCAAcatgtttttttaaataaatttgtaTGCTTATTGGACTTGTAAACATATTTAAGTTCAAACTTATGAAAAATAATAGATACAGACTTGGATTATATATTTACAACATAACTTGTCTAAGTTATAGTTAGATTggtattgatttatttttacttCTAACCACAATATTATTAAGAGCGTGTTTAATTTAACTTTTGGGCATAAAAAACACTTCTAAGTAGGTTTAgtttctatatttatttattactattttattctcttctttgcaaagaaatagaaagaacaATCCATCTTAgaaattattatttctattagaaatgaaaaattaaataaaaaagttaatcttaaaataataataaaattataaataataaaaaattataatctaaaattatactaaataaaagaatattaaaaataactaaaaaaatataaactaataaactctagtttaaataatataatctcttcatatttatctatttatttttcgatttgcctttataaaatttattattgtaattttttttgcgtcgtttattattgtatttttttataatatatattattgatcctattaaaaaatacaaattaatcaaaaaattaatcataaagaataataaaaccataattaataaaaaattataatccAATACAATACTAAGATAAGAGTACGAAAAGTACTAAAACAATAATATAATGTAAAAATagtattaaaaattataaaattgatatTCTCatgtatataattaaaataaaataatatgataatataaaaaataatttaaattatatttttttaataattttcagctaaaaataattgtaaataatgtaatctaaatatttattttattataatttattttaatataaacattattaaatataaatcatattaataagaatttttttattaaaatcaaatttagaaaatcaatttGAGGTAAACTTTCATTTGACTCCAAACACACACTAAAATATGaaacaaatttttatttgtaaattatATGGTAAACTTTTTATTTGTAGGCTAAAGTTTAGCTAGTCTTATTTTCATCTTTAACTAcagtataattaaaatatttatctaaactaaaaattaatatttttgtagaTTCACTaacttttcttattttttactactgaaaaatagtgaattaatataaattttggATCAGAACTTAGGTGTAATGTGTTTTGTGTACAATTAAATTTGGCAATCaaatttgttataattttctGCTAAAAAATTCAGAGATAAAGTTTGTAATATTTTGATACTTTTAAGTAATGTACAAAAGTGATTATTTATGTGACGTTTGAATTTTTGGCTGAATTTTGGAATCGGTTACTTATATGCTGGCAGTGACTTAGCTGATGAATGACGAAAGAGAGGGATGGTTGGGAGACACCTGTGTTTGAAGCTGTATTATTCCGTGGATACGCGTACAATTGTGATGTGACCTCTTCACACGTGGCGTCATTCTCTGATTCTGATGCGGGAGTATCTCAAGGCTCAGACTCAGTAcaataaaattgaaagaaagGTACTCTATTGTTAAAGTGTTTCttttactaattaaattttGTACTGTAATATAAGAAAAACATTCTTCTTTTGTTTAATTGTGTTGTACATATTTTTTCTGTTAATCAAGTTTTGTACTGTAATGTCAGGATGAGAGTGATACTGTAATATCAGAACAAACCTATTCTTCTTTTGTTTAAAGTGTTTTTTTCCCTAATCAAATTCTGGATCCTATTTTTATAAGAAACATACTCTGTTTAAGTGGTTTTACTAACCGCCTATGTATGAATACGGTCCaactcttatatatatatatatatatatatatatatatatatatatatatatata
The genomic region above belongs to Arachis stenosperma cultivar V10309 chromosome 5, arast.V10309.gnm1.PFL2, whole genome shotgun sequence and contains:
- the LOC130980509 gene encoding probable protein phosphatase 2C 8, translated to MDSTAETKSKKIDRSCDTLGKKRKRSIRFASTEVAVLPSMEDSSSSSSSTANNAPKQNCTAVASASYGLISVIGRRRVMEDAVRVVPGFVPVEDHSGGYDFFAVYDGHGGSMVANTCREKLHMLLAEEMKEAKAAGPLDWHQVICSCFMKMDQEIGGGEGNDDMAGGNTMGSTATVLVVGKEEIVVGNCGDSRAVLCRGGEALPLSRDHKPDREDEKERIEAAGGRVIDWDGNRVLGVLATSRSIGDHYMKPFVIAQPEIQVSPRTDSDEFVVVASDGLWDVVSNSFACQLVRSCLSGKTGMTTSAEAAATLLAELAMARGSKDNISVIVVQLSNAASPSTPSSSE